A DNA window from Bacteroides cellulosilyticus contains the following coding sequences:
- a CDS encoding MarC family protein, whose product MDTILPFALLCFTSFFTLTNPLGTMPVFLTMTHGMTDKERQSVVSRATLVAFITIMVFTFAGQFLFKFFGISTNGFRIAGGVIIFKIGFDMLQARYTQMKLKDEEIKTYADDISVTPLGIPMLCGPGAIANAIVLMQDAHTIQMKGVLIGMIAFIYLITFFILRASTRLVKVLGETGNNVMMRLMGLILMVIAVECFVSGAKPILVDILKEGLI is encoded by the coding sequence ATGGATACTATTTTACCTTTCGCTTTGCTTTGTTTCACTTCTTTCTTTACGTTGACAAATCCTCTCGGGACTATGCCTGTCTTTCTGACCATGACCCATGGAATGACGGATAAGGAGCGACAGTCTGTAGTGTCTCGTGCTACATTAGTAGCTTTCATCACGATTATGGTCTTTACCTTTGCTGGTCAGTTCCTGTTCAAGTTCTTTGGGATCTCTACAAACGGTTTTCGTATAGCAGGTGGTGTCATCATCTTTAAAATTGGTTTTGATATGTTGCAAGCACGTTATACACAAATGAAATTGAAAGATGAAGAGATTAAAACTTATGCCGATGACATCTCCGTCACCCCTTTAGGGATTCCGATGCTTTGCGGTCCCGGTGCTATAGCAAACGCCATTGTCTTGATGCAGGATGCCCATACTATCCAAATGAAAGGTGTACTGATTGGTATGATCGCCTTTATCTACTTGATTACATTTTTTATCTTGCGTGCCTCTACGCGGCTGGTAAAAGTGTTAGGGGAAACGGGAAATAATGTGATGATGCGCCTGATGGGACTTATTCTGATGGTAATTGCTGTGGAGTGTTTTGTGAGTGGGGCAAAACCGATATTGGTGGATATTTTGAAAGAAGGCCTGATATAA
- a CDS encoding RagB/SusD family nutrient uptake outer membrane protein: MKDIKFKIFASALASVLLVGCNDLDTEPLGAVVTSDQKEEVVKNDPEMVSASVTGITAMFSVYGNAIPTSFGHDDFGYGSIMLNLDSRGTDMVGLDINYNWFTRSMTFEDLFFNYRPTNILWRTMYNQIYTANGVVSTIDPATEDSSLKYYLAQALSIRAFDYFVLAQMYQHTYKGNESKPCVPLITNENANEAAANGCARSTVQEVYDQIMSDLNKAVSLLEATDKTRGTDKRYISKEVAYGLRARVNLTMQNWTAAAEDAQKAISGSGAPYSREEAGAPGFTESSDHSWMWAIIIAETDRVVTSGIVNFPSHMGSLNYGYASVGSWRMINKKLYNEIPDTDVRKGWWLDANKHSDNLNEAQVAQATKYGCPAYTQMKYGPYKGVMAQSTNASDIPLMRVEEMYLILAEAQAMGGNPSTGAATLQKFVNDYRDPAYVCTASSATAVQDAVWQQRRIELWGEGLSYFDILRLNKGIDRRGAGFPAAYVFNVPAGDNTLIYRIPESEEQGNSLISASDNNPVTSIPSPVTDN, encoded by the coding sequence ATGAAAGATATAAAATTTAAAATATTCGCATCGGCACTTGCAAGTGTATTGCTTGTGGGGTGTAATGATTTGGATACCGAACCGCTGGGTGCTGTTGTTACAAGCGACCAGAAAGAAGAAGTTGTTAAAAACGACCCAGAAATGGTATCGGCAAGTGTAACGGGTATCACTGCGATGTTCAGTGTATATGGCAATGCCATCCCCACTTCTTTTGGACACGACGACTTCGGTTATGGTTCAATTATGCTGAACTTGGACAGCCGTGGCACGGATATGGTTGGTTTAGATATAAACTATAACTGGTTTACCCGTTCCATGACTTTTGAGGATCTTTTCTTTAACTATCGCCCGACAAACATATTATGGCGTACAATGTACAACCAGATCTATACTGCTAATGGAGTAGTGAGTACCATCGACCCGGCTACGGAAGATAGCTCTCTGAAGTACTACCTGGCACAGGCTTTGTCTATACGCGCATTCGACTATTTTGTATTGGCCCAGATGTATCAGCATACTTATAAAGGGAATGAAAGCAAACCTTGTGTTCCTCTGATTACAAACGAGAATGCCAATGAGGCTGCTGCTAACGGTTGCGCCCGGTCTACCGTGCAGGAAGTTTACGACCAGATCATGAGTGACCTGAATAAGGCTGTATCTTTATTAGAGGCTACGGACAAAACCCGCGGTACCGATAAGCGCTACATCAGCAAGGAAGTGGCTTATGGTTTACGTGCACGTGTCAATCTGACCATGCAAAATTGGACTGCGGCAGCTGAAGACGCTCAAAAAGCCATCAGTGGTAGCGGTGCTCCTTATAGCCGCGAAGAAGCAGGTGCTCCTGGCTTTACGGAGAGTAGTGACCACTCTTGGATGTGGGCTATTATAATTGCCGAAACAGACCGTGTAGTAACTTCCGGTATTGTGAATTTCCCCTCACATATGGGATCACTGAATTATGGATACGCTTCAGTAGGATCATGGCGTATGATCAACAAGAAGTTGTATAACGAGATTCCTGATACAGACGTTCGTAAAGGATGGTGGCTTGATGCCAATAAGCATTCTGACAATCTGAATGAAGCACAAGTAGCCCAAGCTACGAAATATGGATGCCCTGCTTATACTCAAATGAAATACGGTCCTTATAAGGGAGTAATGGCTCAAAGCACTAACGCAAGCGACATTCCTCTGATGCGTGTGGAAGAAATGTACTTGATTTTGGCAGAAGCACAAGCTATGGGTGGAAATCCTTCAACCGGAGCAGCTACTTTACAAAAATTTGTAAATGACTATCGTGACCCTGCCTATGTTTGTACCGCCTCCAGTGCAACAGCTGTACAGGATGCAGTATGGCAGCAACGCCGTATTGAACTTTGGGGTGAGGGCCTTTCTTATTTTGATATTCTGCGACTGAACAAAGGTATCGACCGTCGTGGAGCCGGATTCCCTGCCGCTTATGTATTTAACGTGCCGGCTGGTGATAACACCTTGATCTACCGTATCCCCGAAAGTGAAGAACAAGGTAACTCATTGATCTCGGCATCAGACAATAATCCGGTAACGTCAATTCCGTCTCCGGTTACAGACAACTAA
- a CDS encoding P-loop NTPase fold protein has product MKCKLQKLDIPDENPFLNCKLGREKYADILKAIVLTYNEGCVLAINGKWGTGKTTFVEMWAKYLKLDDFHTLYFNAWENDFISDPIVGLLGELKKVSSQKKKEDALLSVISTAGKIVLKAAPAIAKGILKKYAGEDVVDICSDSIEEGASLLKEEIESYEKQKLCLEQFHAELSNFVLDICNDKPLVFIVDELDRCNPYYAVKVLERIKHLFNIPNIVFVISIDKQQLSNSIRGYYGSDLIDADEYLKRFIDIEYTLPDPDVDKFSSYLYEFYDFDAFFGTEERGQYFKRDNEQDNFLKIAQALFKHKNLTLRQIEKIFTNTRLSLKMFSHNEYVCPDVLFLLTYFHICESDLYEKICHKNYDIQGLVDQLENSIPQCIFKVDESYNKYCNRFFLFTIAQLIACYAVEGYAHVSLITDKEPNKNRELLFTTKFMDNKTLVEALEWTEHQYRGIFALSHITNKISLLENFKN; this is encoded by the coding sequence ATGAAATGTAAACTGCAAAAACTAGATATACCAGATGAGAATCCTTTCTTAAACTGTAAGTTGGGCAGAGAAAAATATGCAGATATATTGAAAGCAATTGTTTTGACTTACAATGAGGGTTGTGTATTAGCTATAAATGGAAAGTGGGGAACCGGGAAGACTACGTTTGTTGAGATGTGGGCAAAATATTTGAAACTAGATGATTTTCATACATTATATTTTAATGCATGGGAAAATGATTTTATTTCAGATCCGATTGTTGGTTTGTTAGGTGAACTAAAAAAGGTAAGTTCACAAAAGAAGAAAGAAGATGCACTTTTATCAGTCATAAGCACAGCAGGAAAAATAGTTCTGAAAGCAGCCCCTGCAATAGCTAAAGGAATACTAAAAAAATATGCAGGTGAAGATGTTGTTGATATTTGCTCCGATAGTATAGAAGAAGGAGCTTCTTTATTAAAGGAAGAAATTGAAAGCTATGAGAAGCAGAAATTATGTTTAGAGCAATTCCATGCCGAATTATCGAATTTTGTGTTAGATATTTGCAACGACAAACCTTTGGTTTTCATTGTTGATGAACTAGATAGGTGTAATCCTTATTATGCTGTAAAGGTATTAGAAAGGATAAAACATCTTTTCAATATACCTAATATTGTATTTGTTATATCCATAGATAAACAACAATTAAGTAATTCTATACGAGGATATTATGGTAGTGATTTAATAGATGCAGATGAATACTTAAAGAGATTTATTGATATTGAATATACCTTACCAGATCCTGATGTAGATAAATTCAGTAGCTATTTATATGAATTTTATGATTTTGATGCATTCTTTGGAACAGAAGAAAGGGGGCAATATTTTAAACGAGATAATGAACAGGATAACTTTCTCAAAATCGCTCAAGCTCTTTTTAAACATAAGAATTTAACTTTAAGGCAAATAGAGAAAATTTTCACAAATACTCGGTTGTCATTAAAAATGTTTTCGCATAATGAATATGTTTGTCCTGATGTACTTTTCTTGCTAACTTATTTTCATATATGCGAATCGGACTTATATGAGAAGATATGCCATAAGAATTATGATATTCAAGGTTTGGTAGATCAGCTAGAAAATAGTATTCCTCAATGCATATTTAAAGTAGATGAATCATATAATAAGTATTGCAATCGTTTTTTCTTATTTACTATTGCTCAGTTAATAGCATGTTATGCGGTCGAAGGATATGCTCACGTTTCATTGATAACAGACAAAGAACCAAATAAAAATCGTGAACTTTTATTTACTACAAAATTTATGGATAATAAGACTTTAGTTGAAGCTCTAGAATGGACAGAACATCAATATAGAGGAATTTTTGCTTTATCACATATTACAAATAAGATAAGCCTATTAGAAAATTTTAAAAACTGA
- a CDS encoding helix-turn-helix domain-containing protein, with protein MEVVTIEKRTFSYVCERFTEFAKRIESLCSTHTQKVENWLDSQEVCLLLGFSKRTLQYYQSSGRLAYSQIGNKIYYKSSDIEKIIADSETQNQSPKQTMPYEKN; from the coding sequence ATGGAAGTAGTAACCATTGAAAAGAGAACTTTTTCGTATGTCTGCGAACGGTTCACCGAGTTTGCCAAACGAATAGAAAGTTTGTGCAGCACTCATACGCAGAAAGTAGAAAACTGGCTGGATAGTCAGGAAGTGTGCCTGTTGTTAGGCTTTAGTAAACGAACGCTGCAATATTACCAGAGTAGTGGACGGCTGGCTTATTCTCAAATCGGGAACAAGATTTATTATAAGTCTTCTGATATTGAAAAAATTATTGCAGACAGTGAAACACAAAATCAATCACCCAAACAAACCATGCCTTATGAAAAGAACTAA
- a CDS encoding Crp/Fnr family transcriptional regulator, protein MSKFNANEGVNVTRLEKLFLENGTLKTFRRNDYMVRQNNKTNHIGFVTSGTFRLTRIDTNGNEWIVGYSFENDFVCDYPSLINRTSATVSIKATTDCEVYLLPLSELNQFWETDMETQRLGRRIAETMFAEIYQRLLRFYCDTPEQRYQALMKRCPDLQERISLKEIALFLGVTPETLSRIRKKQQQK, encoded by the coding sequence ATGAGTAAATTTAATGCGAATGAAGGTGTAAATGTCACAAGGTTAGAAAAACTCTTTCTTGAGAATGGAACCCTTAAAACATTTAGAAGAAATGACTATATGGTTCGTCAAAACAATAAGACGAATCATATAGGCTTTGTTACATCAGGTACATTTCGCCTTACTCGCATAGACACAAACGGCAACGAATGGATTGTTGGCTACAGTTTTGAGAATGATTTCGTATGTGATTATCCCTCTTTAATTAATAGAACAAGTGCAACAGTTAGCATAAAGGCAACAACTGACTGCGAGGTCTATTTGCTCCCATTAAGCGAACTCAACCAATTTTGGGAAACAGATATGGAAACACAACGCTTAGGCAGACGAATTGCCGAAACCATGTTTGCCGAGATATACCAACGATTATTAAGATTCTATTGTGATACTCCCGAACAACGTTATCAGGCACTAATGAAACGATGCCCCGATTTACAAGAACGAATATCCCTAAAAGAAATAGCACTTTTTCTCGGTGTAACTCCTGAAACCCTAAGCAGAATCCGCAAAAAACAACAGCAAAAATAG
- a CDS encoding YjjG family noncanonical pyrimidine nucleotidase: MQYKNIFFDLDDTLWAFSFNARDTFEEMYRKYEYDRYFRSFEHFYELYEKRNIELWAEYADGKVTKEELNRQRFLYPLEAVGEGDAALAKAFSDDFFAVIPTKSRLMPHAQEVLEYLAPKYNLYILSNGFQELQCHKMRSAGIDHYFKKVVLSDDIGVLKPWPEIFHFAMSATQSELRESLMVGDSWENDITGAQRVGMHQVFYNVTGRTEFPFKPTYQITDLKELLQLL, translated from the coding sequence ATGCAGTACAAGAATATTTTTTTCGACCTGGACGATACTCTCTGGGCCTTTTCTTTTAATGCCCGTGATACATTTGAGGAAATGTATCGCAAATATGAATATGATCGTTATTTTCGGTCTTTTGAACATTTCTATGAACTCTATGAGAAGCGTAATATCGAATTGTGGGCAGAATATGCAGATGGAAAAGTGACAAAGGAAGAATTGAACCGTCAACGTTTTCTCTATCCGCTGGAGGCAGTAGGAGAGGGGGATGCAGCTTTAGCGAAAGCTTTTTCTGATGACTTCTTTGCGGTTATTCCTACAAAAAGCAGATTGATGCCCCATGCGCAGGAAGTGCTGGAATATTTGGCACCTAAATATAATCTTTATATCCTCTCCAATGGATTTCAGGAACTGCAATGCCACAAAATGCGTTCTGCCGGAATTGACCATTACTTCAAGAAAGTAGTTCTATCAGATGATATTGGTGTCTTGAAGCCATGGCCCGAGATTTTCCATTTTGCCATGTCGGCTACCCAGTCTGAACTGCGTGAATCGTTGATGGTGGGTGATAGCTGGGAAAATGATATAACGGGTGCTCAGAGAGTAGGCATGCACCAGGTATTCTATAATGTAACGGGACGTACCGAGTTTCCATTTAAGCCTACTTATCAGATTACAGATTTGAAAGAGTTGCTCCAATTGTTGTGA
- a CDS encoding thymidine kinase, which produces MVLFSEDHIQETNRRGRIEVICGSMFSGKTEELIRRLKRAKFAKQRVEIFKPAIDTRYSEEEVVSHDSHSIASTPIDSSASILLFTSEIDVVGIDEAQFFDSGLIDVCNQLANNGVRVIVAGLDMDFRGLPFGPMPGLCAIADEVSKVHAICVKCGQLASFSHRTVKNDKQVLLGETAEYEPLCRECYLRAVKEDQKAAGS; this is translated from the coding sequence ATGGTATTATTCTCGGAAGACCATATACAGGAAACCAATCGTAGAGGAAGAATCGAAGTTATTTGCGGTTCCATGTTCTCTGGCAAGACAGAAGAACTGATTCGCCGCCTGAAACGTGCCAAGTTTGCCAAACAACGTGTAGAGATATTCAAACCCGCCATCGACACCCGCTATTCGGAAGAAGAGGTGGTATCACACGACAGCCACTCCATAGCATCTACCCCGATAGATTCTTCGGCAAGCATCCTGCTGTTCACTTCGGAAATAGATGTGGTAGGAATCGATGAAGCACAATTCTTCGACAGCGGTTTGATCGATGTCTGCAATCAGCTTGCCAACAATGGCGTACGCGTTATTGTAGCCGGTCTGGATATGGACTTCCGCGGACTTCCATTCGGACCGATGCCCGGCCTGTGTGCCATTGCCGACGAAGTTTCTAAAGTTCATGCCATCTGTGTGAAGTGCGGGCAACTGGCATCTTTCTCTCACCGTACCGTTAAGAATGACAAGCAAGTACTTCTGGGAGAAACTGCCGAATACGAACCCCTCTGCCGTGAATGTTATCTGCGGGCAGTGAAAGAAGACCAGAAAGCGGCTGGCAGTTGA
- a CDS encoding GNAT family N-acetyltransferase, whose protein sequence is MKFVIESGTTADIDELEKLYDDLNDYLSATTNYPGWIKGIYPIREDAVAGIKNNTLFVVRHDGKIAGSIILDHHPDEAYNNVRWKIEADYSRIFVIRTFVVHPSFLKMGIGRALMNYSFELAQQSGIKSIRLDVYENNLPAISLYEKCGFEYIHTVDLGFGNYGLNWFKLYEKLV, encoded by the coding sequence ATGAAGTTTGTAATAGAATCCGGTACGACTGCCGACATTGACGAATTAGAAAAGTTATATGATGATCTGAATGATTATCTATCAGCTACAACCAATTATCCCGGATGGATAAAAGGCATTTATCCTATTCGTGAAGATGCGGTTGCTGGCATAAAAAATAATACTCTTTTTGTTGTCAGGCATGATGGAAAGATAGCTGGCTCTATTATCTTAGACCATCATCCCGATGAAGCCTATAATAATGTAAGGTGGAAAATTGAAGCTGACTATAGCCGTATTTTTGTGATACGCACTTTTGTAGTGCATCCCTCATTCTTGAAAATGGGTATTGGTCGTGCTTTGATGAACTATTCGTTTGAATTAGCTCAACAATCAGGCATAAAATCCATTCGTTTGGATGTGTATGAAAATAATCTTCCGGCAATCTCCCTCTATGAGAAATGCGGCTTTGAATACATCCATACCGTAGATTTAGGCTTTGGCAACTACGGGCTGAACTGGTTCAAACTGTACGAGAAACTTGTTTAA
- the rsmI gene encoding 16S rRNA (cytidine(1402)-2'-O)-methyltransferase: protein MGKLYVVPTPVGNLEDMTFRAIRILKEADLILAEDTRTSGILLKHFEIKNAMQSHHKFNEHKMVESVVNRIKAGETVALISDAGTPGISDPGFLVVRECVRNGIEVQCLPGATALVPALVASGLPNEKFCFEGFLPQKKGRMTRLKILAEERRTMVFYESPHRLVKALTQFAEHFGAERQASVSREISKMHEETVRGSLTELIEHFTANDPRGEIVIVVAGIDD, encoded by the coding sequence ATGGGAAAACTTTATGTAGTGCCTACTCCGGTAGGAAATTTGGAAGATATGACATTTCGGGCTATTCGCATTCTGAAGGAGGCGGATTTGATTCTTGCCGAAGATACGCGCACTTCCGGAATCTTACTGAAGCATTTTGAAATAAAGAACGCAATGCAATCCCATCATAAGTTTAATGAACATAAAATGGTGGAAAGTGTTGTTAATAGAATAAAGGCAGGTGAAACTGTTGCGTTAATATCGGACGCAGGCACACCGGGAATCTCTGATCCGGGCTTTCTGGTAGTGCGTGAGTGTGTTCGCAACGGTATCGAAGTACAATGTTTGCCGGGGGCTACAGCTCTTGTGCCGGCTTTGGTTGCTTCGGGCTTGCCAAATGAAAAATTCTGTTTCGAAGGTTTTCTTCCGCAGAAGAAAGGACGTATGACACGTCTGAAGATATTGGCAGAGGAACGCCGGACCATGGTGTTTTATGAGTCTCCCCACCGCCTGGTGAAAGCGCTGACTCAGTTTGCAGAGCATTTCGGTGCGGAACGTCAGGCATCTGTATCCCGGGAGATCTCGAAGATGCACGAAGAAACGGTGCGTGGCAGTCTGACTGAATTGATTGAACATTTCACAGCCAATGACCCGCGTGGAGAAATAGTAATAGTAGTAGCAGGAATAGACGATTAA
- a CDS encoding AI-2E family transporter, which translates to MERKKITFDSFIRAVILGAIIIGILMLLKRLSGVLLPFFLAWLIAYLIYPLVSFFQYKLRLKNRIASIFCALFTLTIIGGAAFYLLVPPMIQEFLRVKDLLIEYFSTTHTASNVPTTLSEFIRQNVDMRILEQMFSQENILDALKVTVPKLWALVSESINLLFGFFTVFLILLYIVFILLDYESISQGWTHLMPKKYRHTVTGILNDVKDGMNRYFRGQALVALCVGILFSIGFLIIDFPLAIGLGLFIGVLNMVPYLQIIGFVPTIMLAILKAADTGDNFWIIIASATAVFIVVQIIQDGYLVPRIMGKITGLNPAIILLSLSVWGSLMGMLGMIIALPLTTLMLSYYQRYIINQENIYRTESTEDQPIEGTKEK; encoded by the coding sequence ATGGAACGTAAGAAGATAACATTCGACAGTTTTATCCGTGCCGTCATTCTCGGTGCCATTATCATCGGTATATTGATGCTTCTGAAGCGGTTGAGTGGAGTATTGCTTCCGTTCTTCCTGGCATGGCTGATTGCTTACCTGATATATCCGTTAGTATCCTTTTTCCAATATAAGCTACGGCTAAAGAACAGAATTGCTTCTATCTTCTGTGCTTTATTCACTCTTACCATTATAGGAGGGGCTGCGTTCTATCTGCTTGTGCCGCCCATGATTCAGGAATTCTTGCGGGTGAAGGATTTACTAATAGAATATTTCAGCACTACCCATACCGCAAGCAACGTGCCCACTACCCTCTCCGAGTTTATCCGGCAGAATGTCGACATGCGTATCTTAGAGCAGATGTTTAGTCAGGAAAACATATTGGATGCCCTTAAAGTGACCGTTCCCAAGTTGTGGGCATTAGTCTCGGAATCCATAAACCTTTTATTCGGGTTCTTCACTGTCTTCCTTATACTATTATATATAGTGTTTATTTTGCTCGATTACGAAAGTATATCCCAAGGCTGGACACATCTCATGCCCAAGAAATACCGGCACACAGTGACCGGCATACTGAACGACGTAAAAGACGGCATGAACAGATATTTCCGCGGACAGGCATTAGTAGCCTTGTGCGTAGGTATCTTATTCAGTATCGGCTTTCTGATTATCGACTTCCCTCTGGCTATTGGCTTGGGGCTGTTCATTGGTGTGCTGAATATGGTGCCTTACCTGCAAATCATCGGTTTTGTCCCTACCATCATGCTCGCCATTCTGAAAGCTGCGGATACCGGCGATAATTTCTGGATTATCATAGCTTCGGCAACGGCTGTATTCATAGTGGTACAGATCATACAAGACGGTTACCTTGTGCCTCGCATCATGGGAAAGATTACCGGGTTGAATCCTGCCATTATTTTACTCTCCCTCTCTGTCTGGGGCTCGTTAATGGGTATGCTGGGGATGATCATAGCCTTACCGCTTACCACGCTGATGCTCTCCTATTATCAACGATACATCATTAATCAAGAAAATATTTATCGCACGGAATCTACTGAGGATCAGCCAATAGAGGGTACTAAAGAAAAATAA
- a CDS encoding site-specific integrase, with protein sequence MARKSFSVLFFIKKGKLLKNGEAPVCMRITVNGCMVDISIKRSCPVNLWNQAKENSKGKDRMSVELNHYLEITRSHIHQIYRELETSGKVITVDLVRKLFYGVDEDNKTLLQVFREHNEQSRKLIGKDFVSKTVQRYETTTRYLEEFIKKEYQLSDIALNNLEANFISKFDAFLKIEKGCAQNSAITRLKNLKKIIRIALENDWIKKDPFAYYRFKLEETDPEFLTMDEIKIILAKEFTIKRVEQVRDVFVFCIFTGLAFSDVKDLSPEHLVKDNKGELWIRKNRQKTKIMCNIPVLPVAASILEKYKNVAECTGKLLPVLCNQRMNSYLKEIADVCGIHKNLSTHTARHSYATSICLANGVSMENVAKMLGHADTSVTKHYARVLDQNIFKDMQKVNSCLSELAI encoded by the coding sequence ATGGCTCGAAAATCATTTTCTGTATTGTTCTTCATCAAGAAAGGCAAATTATTAAAGAACGGAGAAGCACCCGTGTGTATGAGAATCACTGTAAACGGCTGTATGGTAGATATTTCTATCAAAAGAAGCTGTCCCGTAAACCTATGGAATCAGGCAAAAGAGAATTCAAAAGGCAAAGACCGTATGTCGGTGGAACTGAACCACTACTTAGAAATCACACGTTCGCACATACACCAAATTTATAGAGAACTGGAAACTTCCGGCAAGGTTATCACCGTTGATCTTGTGAGGAAGTTGTTTTATGGTGTGGACGAAGATAACAAAACACTATTGCAGGTATTCAGAGAGCATAACGAACAAAGCCGTAAGCTAATCGGTAAGGACTTCGTAAGTAAGACCGTTCAACGATATGAAACCACTACCCGATATTTGGAAGAATTCATTAAGAAAGAATATCAGTTATCGGATATTGCCCTAAATAACTTAGAAGCCAACTTTATTTCTAAGTTTGATGCTTTTTTGAAGATTGAAAAAGGTTGTGCGCAGAATTCAGCTATCACCCGATTGAAGAATTTGAAGAAGATCATCCGCATTGCTTTAGAAAACGACTGGATAAAGAAAGATCCGTTTGCTTACTACCGCTTTAAACTGGAAGAAACCGATCCTGAATTTCTGACAATGGACGAGATTAAAATCATTCTCGCTAAAGAGTTCACAATTAAACGAGTAGAACAGGTACGGGATGTTTTTGTCTTTTGCATTTTTACAGGTTTGGCGTTCAGCGATGTGAAAGATTTATCACCTGAACACTTGGTAAAAGACAACAAAGGGGAACTTTGGATAAGGAAGAACCGCCAAAAGACAAAAATTATGTGTAATATTCCTGTGTTACCTGTGGCAGCTTCTATACTTGAAAAGTATAAAAATGTGGCAGAATGTACCGGAAAACTTTTACCTGTATTGTGTAATCAACGCATGAACAGTTATTTGAAGGAAATTGCCGATGTGTGCGGAATTCATAAAAATCTTAGTACTCATACCGCCCGTCATAGCTATGCCACAAGCATTTGCCTTGCGAATGGCGTGAGCATGGAGAATGTCGCTAAAATGTTAGGTCATGCAGATACAAGCGTCACCAAACACTATGCACGGGTACTAGATCAGAATATTTTCAAGGATATGCAAAAGGTAAATAGCTGTCTATCGGAATTGGCTATATAA
- a CDS encoding DUF3876 domain-containing protein translates to MKRTKEDYPSFNLFPIVGTWESINLNPTVIIYRNDKDYLLSIIYVSETTKQASPATYEIQQDGSQYFITITSKRFYIDYDPAKDVLSISSLGDYLRN, encoded by the coding sequence ATGAAAAGAACTAAAGAAGATTACCCGTCCTTCAATCTGTTTCCCATTGTCGGCACATGGGAAAGCATTAATCTGAATCCTACGGTTATCATCTACCGAAACGACAAAGATTATCTTCTTTCTATTATATATGTATCAGAAACGACCAAACAGGCTTCACCCGCTACTTATGAGATACAGCAAGATGGTAGCCAATATTTTATTACCATTACATCCAAACGGTTCTATATAGATTATGATCCGGCAAAAGACGTACTTAGCATTTCATCGCTGGGTGACTATCTGCGCAACTAG
- a CDS encoding helix-turn-helix domain-containing protein: protein MELINKDTPQVKEFIASLDSMLNGIGTIVKHYKPHLNGERFLSNHEVSKKLNVSLRTLQEWRDTGLIPFIQIKGKIIYRQSDIDKLLQKHYFESWKE from the coding sequence ATGGAACTAATAAATAAAGATACCCCGCAAGTCAAAGAGTTTATTGCTTCGCTCGATTCAATGCTGAATGGTATTGGAACTATAGTAAAGCATTACAAGCCCCACCTGAATGGGGAACGTTTTCTTTCTAATCATGAAGTTTCTAAGAAACTGAATGTCAGTTTGCGAACCCTGCAAGAGTGGCGAGATACAGGGCTAATCCCTTTTATCCAAATAAAAGGTAAAATCATCTATCGCCAAAGTGATATTGATAAGCTGCTCCAAAAGCACTACTTTGAAAGCTGGAAAGAATAA